One window of the Strix uralensis isolate ZFMK-TIS-50842 chromosome 3, bStrUra1, whole genome shotgun sequence genome contains the following:
- the TMEM14A gene encoding transmembrane protein 14A isoform X2, protein MAIDWIGFAYAALLAVGGVVGYTRKGSKVSLAAGLTFGSVAGYGAYCVTRDPRNVKISLFSAFLLTIIMGMRFKRSKKLMPAGLVACLSLLMILRLVFMLL, encoded by the exons ATGGCTATTGACTGGATTGGTTTTGCATATGCTGCACTGCTGGCTGTTGGAGGTGTTGTAGGCTACACTCGTAAAG GTAGTAAAGTGTCTTTAGCTGCTGGTCTCACCTTTGGTTCTGTGGCTGGTTATGGAGCTTACTGTGTAACACGTGATCCAAGAAATGTGAAGATATCATTGT tttcagcttttcttttgacCATTATAATGGGAATGAGGTTCAAGAGGTCCAAGAAATTAATGCCAGCCGGACTAGTAGCATGCCTGAG cctTTTGATGATTTTGAGGCTTGTTTTCATGCTGCTGTAG
- the TMEM14A gene encoding transmembrane protein 14A isoform X1, whose product MAIDWIGFAYAALLAVGGVVGYTRKGSKVSLAAGLTFGSVAGYGAYCVTRDPRNVKISLFSAFLLTIIMGMRFKRSKKLMPAGLVACLRRIHLIWTDFLSTERRDLQLNINAY is encoded by the exons ATGGCTATTGACTGGATTGGTTTTGCATATGCTGCACTGCTGGCTGTTGGAGGTGTTGTAGGCTACACTCGTAAAG GTAGTAAAGTGTCTTTAGCTGCTGGTCTCACCTTTGGTTCTGTGGCTGGTTATGGAGCTTACTGTGTAACACGTGATCCAAGAAATGTGAAGATATCATTGT tttcagcttttcttttgacCATTATAATGGGAATGAGGTTCAAGAGGTCCAAGAAATTAATGCCAGCCGGACTAGTAGCATGCCTGAG GCGGATACATCTGATATGGACTGACTTTCTCAGCACAGAAAGGAGAGATCTGCAGTTAAATATTAATGCATATTGA